In one Heteronotia binoei isolate CCM8104 ecotype False Entrance Well chromosome 1, APGP_CSIRO_Hbin_v1, whole genome shotgun sequence genomic region, the following are encoded:
- the SPRYD7 gene encoding SPRY domain-containing protein 7 encodes MAAAAASGSVWCCLRWACCGEGGGGHIPLKEMLAVQLDTQRMGTDVVIVKNGRRVCGTGGCLANAPLHQNKSYFEFKIQSTGIWGVGVATQKVNLNQIPMGRDTNSLVLRNDGALYYNNEEKNRLPANSLPQEGDVVGISYDHVELNVYLNGKNMHCPASGIRGTVFPVVYVDDSAILDCQFSDFYHTPPTGFEKILFEQQIF; translated from the exons atggcggcagcggcggcctcgGGCTCGGTGTGGTGCTGCCTGCGCTGGGCCTGCTGCGGGGAAGGCGGCGGGGGCCACATCCCGCTCAAGGAGATGCTGGCCGTGCAGCTGGACACGCAGCGAATGG GAACGGACGTCGTCATCGTCAAGAACGGGCGGAGAGTTTGCGGTACGGGAGGCTGCCTAGCCAATGCCCCTCTGCATCAAAACAAGAGCTATTTTGAGTTTAAAATCCAGTCTACAG GGATCTGGGGTGTCGGGGTCGCTACTCAGAAAGTCAACCTGAATCAGATCCCTATGGGGCGCGACACGAATAGCTTAGTCCTGAGGAATGACGGCGCTCTTTACTACAACAACGAAGAAAAGAACAGGTTGCCTGCAAACAGCCTCCCACAGGAGGGTGACGTGGTG GGTATTTCGTATGACCATGTAGAATTAAATGTTTACCTAAATGGGAAAAATATGCACTGTCCGGCGTCAGGAATCAGAGGGACGGTCTTCCCTGTGGTATATG TGGATGACAGCGCCATTTTGGATTGTCAGTTCAGTGACTTTTATCATACGCCTCCGACAGGGTTTGAAAAGATCCTCTTCGAACAACAGATTTTCTGA